The Podospora pseudocomata strain CBS 415.72m chromosome 3, whole genome shotgun sequence genome window below encodes:
- a CDS encoding hypothetical protein (EggNog:ENOG503NX5P; COG:I), protein MAHSSATGKVSGEHRHSLGDKIKLPFHDLKAKLSHNHHLHDTKVHIIHTKHKIGKFANLFNPEHRHDEEHEKACDEKRARIAESHRFDSYFPEREGNMVKWYVDGRDYFWAVSVALEKAKETIYIADWWLSPELFLRRPPYFNKEWRLDQVLKRRAEAGVKIYVMVYREVQAALTCNSEHTKHALQALCPEGSPGYGNIKIMRHPDHNVLENAADMTFYWAHHEKLIVIDYEMAFIGGLDLCFGRWDSHNHALSDLHPEGVSNEVWPGQDFNNNRIMDFKNVDDWKQNELSKAESGRMPWHDVAMGVIGPCVYDIAEHFVLRWNFVKRDKYKRDKRFEWLELRGRQGEDEDLVGVQRPKHPVGGYVTHPLSPMETKHLDHRGSVHAQIIRSSADWSSGILTDHSIQNAYSDIIRNAKHYVYIENQFFITATGDQQNPIHNIIGRAIVDAVVSAAKEGRKFRVMILIPAVPGFAGDLREDGAIGTRAIMDYQYKSICRGEHSIFEQIKKEGVDPTKHIFFFNLRSYDRLNRTSAIKKQEEESGIKYQELQRAEAEEVMGEGIHGTIDTDGGRDSHMGHRSEQHGGQARTVHGEMPVNLEQARENSVGERDTDIKRRFEAAKNGDMGVDSPVSVAHYAMANQGKLSEVPWDGDEEDEVNHWVQEELYIHAKLLIVDDRIVVCGSSNLNDRSQLGYHDSELSIVMEDTKTFQSTMDGKPYEAGWHAATLRRYLWREHLGLLPPQDLDGSDDPNAQPPGDDSPNDVGDQDDSWKFVEDPLSDELWEMWTSRASKNTEVFRQLFHADPDDHVKTFDDYNGYMPPKGVKAGHIFDRMIPGHEVRQKLDQIKGHLVWMPLEFLRDAPMAEKGLQVNSWTESVYT, encoded by the exons atgGCCCACTCATCTGCTACTGGTAAAGTCTCTGGCGAGCATCGCCACAGCCTGGGGGACAAGATCAAACTCCCATTTCATGATCTCAAGGCCAAACTTagccacaaccaccatcttcacgaTACCAAGGTTCACATAATTCACACGAAGCATAAAATTGGCAAATTTGCAAACTTG TTCAATCCCGAGCATCGCCATGATGAGGAGCATGAGAAAGCCTGTGACGAGAAACGCGCTAGGATAGCTGAGTCCCACCGCTTCGACTCGTATTTCCCTGAAAGAGAGGGCAATATGGTCAAGTGGTATGTAGATGGACGGGACTACTTTTGG GCAGTGTCAGTCGCCCtcgagaaggccaaggaaaCCATCTACATTGCGGACTGGTGGCTGTCCCCCGAACTCTTTTTACGCCGGCCTCCTTACTTCAACAAGGAATGGCGTCTAGACCAAGTGCTAAAACGTCGAGCCGAAGCTGGGGTCAAGATCTACGTCATGGTCTACCGAGAAGTCCAGGCTGCTCTCACTTGCAACTCGGAGCACACAAAGCATGCGCTCCAGGCCTTGTGCCCTGAAGGCTCTCCTGGCTACGGCAACATCAAGATTATGCGTCACCCAGATCACAACGTGCTAGAGAACGCGGCCGACATGACTTTTTACTGGGCTCATCACGAAAAGTTGATCGTTATTGACTACGAAATGGCCTTCATTGGCGGGTTGGATCTGTGCTTTGGGAGATGGGACAGCCACAACCATGCTCTCTCCGACTTGCATCCAGAGGGTGTCAGCAACGAAGTCTGGCCCGGTCaagacttcaacaacaaccggaTCATGGACTTTAAGAACGTTGATGACTGGAAACAAAACGAGCTGAGCAAAGCAGAGTCAGGAAGGATGCCTTGGCATGATGTTGCCATGGGGGTGATTGGGCCCTGCGTCTACGACATCGCCGAACATTTCGTTCTCCGCTGGAATTTTGTCAAGCGAGACAAGTACAAAAGGGACAAGCGGTTCGAGTGGCTCGAGTTGAGAGGTCGGcagggagaggatgaagatcTTGTGGGCGTGCAAAGGCCCAAGCACCCTGTCGGTGGTTATGTTACCCATCCGCTCTCACCCATGGAAACAAAGCATCTTGACCATCGGGGGAGTGTTCATGCACAGATCATCCGGTCTAGTGCCGATTGGTCAAGCGGCATTCTTACTGACCATTCCATTCAGAACGCTTATTCCGACATCATTCGCAACGCCAAGCATTACGTGTACATCGAAAACCAGTTCTTCATCACAGCGACAGGCGACCAGCAGAACCCCATCCACAACATAATCGGCCGTGCCATTGTAGATGCTGTAGTGAGTGCTGCCAAGGAGGGCCGCAAATTCCGCGTCATGATCCTCATCCCAGCAGTGCCCGGCTTCGCCGGAGACCTGCGAGAGGACGGAGCCATCGGGACTCGAGCCATCATGGATTACCAGTACAAGTCGATCTGCAGGGGCGAGCACAGCATCTTTGAacagatcaagaaggagggtgTCGATCCAACGAAGCacattttcttcttcaacctgaGAAGTTATGACCGTCTTAACAGGACGTcagccatcaagaagcaagaggaagagtCGGGCATCAAGTACCAGGAACTGCAGCGtgctgaagctgaggaggtgatgggcgAGGGTATCCACGGCACAATAGACACGGATGGTGGTCGTGACAGCCATATGGGTCACAGGAGTGAGCAACATGGTGGTCAGGCGCGGACCGTTCATGGTGAGATGCCAGTTAATTTGGAGCAGGCAAGAGAGAACTCGGTTGGTGAACGAGATACCGATATCAAGCGGCGATTTGAAGCAGCCAAGAATGGAGACATGGGTGTGGACTCTCCTGTAAGTGTTGCTCATTACGCCATGGCCAATCAAGGGAAGTTGTCAGAGGTTCCTTGGgatggagacgaggaggatgaggtcaatCACTGGGTCCAGGAGGAGTTGTACATTCACGCCAAGCTTCTCATCGTCGACGACCGCATCGTCGTCTGCGGATCCAGCAACCTGAATGACCGAAGCCAACTAGGCTATCACGACAGCGAATTGAGCATTGTCATGGAGGATACAAAGACGTTTCAGTCCACCATGGACGGCAAGCCATACGAGGCCGGCTGGCATGCTGCCACCCTTCGGCGGTATCTCTGGCGCGAACACCTCGGCCTGCTTCCGCCACAGGATCTTGACGGCAGCGATGACCCGAATGCACAACCGCCCGGCGACGACTCGCCCAACGATGTGGGAGATCAAGATGATTCTTGGAAGTTTGTGGAGGATCCCCTGAGCGATGAGCTCTGGGAGATGTGGACGTCCCGAGCGTCGAAAAACACGGAGGTATTCCGGCAGCTATTCCATGCCGACCCAGATGATCACG TCAAAACGTTTGATGATTACAACGGCTACATGCCGCCCAAGGGCGTAAAGGCAGGACACATTTTCGATCGCATGATACCTGGTCACGAAGTCAGACAAAAGCTAGATCAAATCAAGGGCCACCTCGTCTGGATGCCATTAGAATTCTTGCGCGACGCGCCGATGGCGGAAAAGGGCTTGCAAGTAAATTCGTGGACAGAAAGTGTTTATACATAA
- the HET-C gene encoding Glycolipid transfer protein HET-C (COG:G; EggNog:ENOG503NWPX), translating into MFLHRTPSLSRVESNLQPTFTIQNTTMAAAAVVQIPAGATFLETFKKSFVDVPIDAEKGNAISTAEFLEAAESLTTMFDVLGSVAFSPVKKDMLGNVEKIRKRMLAAPLESQNIQDLVRNELKTKSHTATEGLLWLVRGLEFTCIALSKNIGSTEELADSFRGSYSVTLKPHHSFLVKPIFSAAMSACPYRKDFYAKLGDDEQKVQEELRKYLAALDKIVNILKGFLESKEAKW; encoded by the exons ATGTTCCTGCACCGAACCCCCAGCTTATCTCGAGTCGAGTCCAACCTTCAACCAACCTTCACCatccaaaacaccaccatggccgccgccgccgttgtcCAAATTCCCGCCGGGGCTACCTTCCTTGAGACCTTCAAGAAGTCCTTCGTTGATGTCCCAATCGATGCCGAGAAGGGCAAtgccatctccaccgccgagTTCCTTGAGGCGGCCGAGTCCTTGACCACCATGTTCGATGTGCTCGGCTCCGtcgccttctcccccgtcaaGAAGGATATGTTGGGCAACGTCGAG AAAATTCGCAAGCGCATGCTTGCCGCCCCCCTCGAGTCCCAGAACATCCAGGATCTTGTGAGGAACGAGCTCAAGACCAAAAGCCATACCGCGACGGAGGGGTTGCTGTGGCTGGTCAG GGGTCTCGAATTCACATGCATTGCTCTTAGCAAGAACATCGGCTCAACAGAGGAGCTCGCCGACTCCTTCCGCGGGTCTTACAGTGTGACTCTCAAGCCACACCACAGCTTCCTGGTGAAGCCCATCTTCAGCGCCGCCATGAGCGCGTGCCCGTACCGCAAGGACTTCTACGCCAAGCTTGGTGACGACGAGCAAAAGGTTCAAGAGGAGCTTCGCAAATACCTTGCTGCTCTCGACAAGATCGTCAACATTCTCAAGGGATTCTTGGAAAGCAAGGAGGCCAAGTGGTAA
- a CDS encoding hypothetical protein (EggNog:ENOG503NVII; COG:C), with amino-acid sequence MPPTMDISVIIVGGGPVGLTAAHAFSKLGIDFTLLERRDIIAEDVGASIVLWPHGIRIMAQLGLLDQLLSIGTGLMSGTFQTVNGKAFLRTSSPQLCKTNHGIYPQCFARAELISTLYNTLPPSARSRIHTSKTVTSISSVPGGGIKVLCSDGTSYTGTFTLGADGIHSVVRKTILSLSPPPITPSPLKTRYSLLWFSLPLLPTIPASSAFEVHSKNLCLQVLANEKSNVQFCFLYQLLPPDHSPSKKFTQSDIEAIISRPDVSSLPLGGSGLTVKDAWPLKSKCGITPLEEGIFKQEWHFGNQMVLVGDAAHKVTPTIGQGLNMGLLDVVSLANQVSEFVGSAGSSREKVLGGLDGAFRRYRAERLESVEEDYKRSGVVTRLTCWRDWRFKLFDRVVMPIPGVDVLLVNKVNSPIMARGLVFRGIRVEREPFEGRVKWKEKMPLLDKTAHDEERKESGG; translated from the exons ATGCCGCCAACTATGGATATTAGCGTCATCATTGTAGGAGGAGGACCGGTTGGACTGACAGCAGCCCACGCATTCTCCAAGCTCGGGATCGACTTCACCCTTCTCGAGCGCCGCGACATTATCGCCGAAGATGTCGGCGCCAGCATCGTTCTATGGCCGCACGGAATACGCATCATGGCTCAACTCGGCTTGCTGGACCAGCTGTTGTCCATTGGTACAGGATTAATGTCGGGTACATTTCAAACCGTAAATGGCAAAGCCTTTCTTCGGACAAGCTCTCCCCAACTGTGCAAGACCAA CCATGGTATCTACCCCCAATGCTTCGCCCGCGCGGAGCTCATCTCCACTCTctacaacaccctccccccctcggCCCGATCCAGAATCCACACCTCCAAAACCGTCACATCCATCTCTTCTGTTCCTGGCGGCGGCATCAAAGTCCTCTGCTCAGACGGCACCTCCTACACGGGAACCTTCACCCTCGGCGCAGACGGAATCCACAGCGTAGTCCGCAaaaccatcctctccctttccccccctcccatcaccccGTCCCCGTTAAAAACGCGCTACTCCCTCCTCTggttctccctccccctcctccccaccatcccggCCAGCTCCGCCTTCGAAGTCCACTCCAAAAACCTCTGCCTCCAAGTCCTCGCAAACGAGAAATCCAACGTCCAATTCTGCTTTCTCtaccagctcctcccccctgATCACTCACCCTCCAAGAAATTCACCCAGTCCGATATCGAAGCCATCATTTCCCGCCCTGATGTATCTTCCCTCCCGCTGGGGGGGTCCGGCCTAACAGTCAAGGACGCCTGGCCGTTAAAATCAAAATGCGGCATCACACCGCTGGAAGAAGGCATCTTCAAGCAGGAGTGGCATTTCGGAAACCAGATGGTTCTCGTCGGGGACGCGGCGCACAAAGTCACGCCGACGATTGGGCAGGGGCTGAACATGGGCTTGTTGGATGTGGTTTCGCTCGCAAATCAAGTGTCCGAGTTCGTGGGCTCTGCCGGGTCCAGCCGGGAGAAAGTTctggggggtttggatgGGGCATTTAGACGGTACCGAGCCGAGAGGCTTGAGAGCGTGGAGGAAGATTACAAGAGGTCCGGGGTGGTGACGAGGCTGACCTGCTGGCGGGATTGGCGGTTTAAACTGTTCGacagggtggtgatgccgatTCCGGGGGTCGATGTCCTGCTTGTGAACAAGGTTAACTCGCCCATCATGGCGAGGGGCCTTGTGTTTAGGGGGATAAGAGTGGAGAGGGAACCATTTGAGGGGAGGGTCAAATGGAAGGAAAAGATGCCGCTTCTAGACAAAACAGCGCATGAtgaggagagaaaagagagtgGGGGATGA
- a CDS encoding hypothetical protein (EggNog:ENOG503PH4J; COG:M), which translates to MEAIRKPGKPKKSASKSTIFGWFQGTKTAKGRGKSKKALSRAVPILQLPPELILLVLELLDITDQLAFNRTNKWFYSVINTEIYARNVRFGGSTCMFWGAEHGRLGTLKHALAAGGNLDASGPLARKAKGSAASDTETEDSDNDNTDGDDTNDDDADVVPATRTLDSKLQPYATPLHLAAKNGHRDVVIWLLDNGVDINAPSFRVCSCHAMKFDRNPLRRAADWPRWRPLHTAMCHNERLVAELLIHRGASLSLDATPEHNHMALHTAAANGLVPVIKLLALNDPDLDANQRDRWDNTALHYVAELFSARGSADIRDTIAKLLALGADLEAHNERGHTPLLNACFRGNFAVAHRLASIGANPDPHRYIRKFRDIRPLYFCTLPRADFFNLDDAPVKHDEFEGNRVSLIRALVEGGARVDARFDKRGHREATALMLACELAEPRAVAMLVRCGASVNAQDRSGRTPLYYACSVRVDHRGEVAEIAVLLIRHGARMDLEEEPMSSPLDWAVMQLRWTEDRILQEMLKEANENSVTRPKLKAALKKCASSGNYKALKLLLTFADEHFDVTDRDVKFYLDLIIEQSDPWNQVETLETTLNFGRAVYSNEMLLLKTIMQKNKALSIAVLNRFVSVSEPTFLGGQTYLHLACQWGEVEVVKQLLERGADVDVFDDELRTPLSIAVTEDHPNVAACLMNEVADPYLVPSDDVLQKIYEDDPGEWRYMKKRFLTAFDLAVRESRISIIKEILMRYNLPPIPPRQWKGSYLYRACQNPNLTPLKLILERLEDSEAAEMCSMSILKDVWSEKIRMDVAVSALQAAKLLTDVAVVRHSPQFWELVQEIAMWEGADLHKLTIWDMIMKEMRLKITSCHDKVEGDLANAEFPKGTGKKPMVSITPDMTDEELLECGLPIPKD; encoded by the coding sequence ATGGAGGCGATCAGGAAGCCCGGGAAGCCCAAGAAATCGGCATCCAAGAGCACCATATTCGGCTGGTTCCAGGGCACCAAGACAGCCAAGGGCAGAGGAAAGTCGAAGAAAGCGCTGTCGCGAGCGGTGCCCATCCTGCAGCTCCCCCCAGAACTcatcctccttgtcctcgaaCTGCTCGATATTACCGATCAGCTCGCCTTCAACCGCACCAACAAGTGGTTCTACTCGGTCATCAATACAGAAATCTACGCCAGAAACGTCCGCTTCGGCGGCTCAACCTGCATGTTCTGGGGTGCCGAGCATGGCAGGCTGGGCACCCTGAAGCATGCCCTCGCTGCGGGGGGGAATCTTGATGCTTCGGGGCCGCTGGCTCGCAAGGCAAAGGGGTCGGCGGCGAGCGACACGGAGACAGAAGACAGCGACAATGACAACACCGACGGCGATGACACTAACGATGACGATGCCGATGTCGTGCCAGCGACGCGCACGCTGGACTCCAAACTCCAGCCTTATGCCACCCCACTCCACCTCGCCGCCAAGAATGGCCATCGCGATGTCGTTATCTGGTTGCTCGACAACGGCGTTGATATCAATGCGCCCTCGTTCCGGGTCTGCTCCTGCCACGCCATGAAGTTTGACAGGAATCCCCTGCGAAGGGCTGCCGACTGGCCGAGATGGCGGCCTCTGCACACTGCCATGTGTCACAACGAACGACTGGTGGCCGAGCTGTTGATTCACCGCGGTGCGTCTCTCAGCCTGGATGCCACCCCGGAACACAACCACATGGCCTTGCACACGGCTGCCGCCAACGGGTTGGTTCCCGTCATCAAGCTCCTCGCTCTCAACGACCCCGACCTCGACGCCAACCAGCGTGATCGGTGGGACAACACAGCTCTTCACTATGTTGCCGAACTCTTCAGCGCCCGCGGCTCTGCCGACATCCGAgacaccatcgccaagctGCTGGCCCTCGGCGCTGATCTCGAGGCTCACAATGAGCGTGGTCACACGCCGCTGTTGAATGCATGCTTCAGAGGCAATTTTGCCGTGGCACACAGGTTGGCCAGCATCGGGGCCAATCCCGACCCGCACCGATACATCCGTAAGTTCCGAGACATTCGGCCTCTCTACTTTTGCACCCTGCCACGAGCcgacttcttcaacctcgacgacgcTCCAGTGAAGCACGATGAATTCGAGGGAAATCGGGTCTCGCTCATCCGGGCACTGGTGGAAGGCGGGGCTAGGGTTGACGCACGCTTCGACAAACGTGGCCATCGTGAGGCCACGGCACTAATGTTGGCCTGTGAGCTCGCTGAACCACGAGCTGTTGCTATGCTAGTCAGGTGCGGCGCCTCGGTCAATGCACAAGATCGCAGTGGCAGGACGCCGCTGTATTATGCGTGCTCGGTCAGGGTCGATCACCGCGGCGAGGTGGCAGAAATAGCCGTGCTCCTGATTCGTCACGGTGCCCGCatggatttggaggaggaaccgATGAGCAGCCCGCTTGACTGGGCTGTGATGCAGCTGCGGTGGACGGAGGACAGGATTTTGCAGGAGATGCTcaaggaggccaacgaaAACAGCGTTACCAGGCCGAAACTGAAGGCTGCTCTGAAAAAGTGCGCCTCCAGCGGGAACTACAAGGCTCTCAAGCTGCTGCTAACGTTTGCCGACGAACACTTTGACGTTACAGATCGGGACGTTAAGTTCTATCTCGACCTCATCATTGAGCAAAGCGACCCGTGGAATCAAGTGGAGACGCTGGAAACAACTCTCAATTTCGGGAGGGCCGTATACAGCAACGAGATGCTTCTTCTCAAGACGATTATGCAAAAGAACAAGGCCCTCAGCATTGCCGTCTTGAACCGCTTCGTGTCTGTCAGTGAACCAACCTTTCTCGGTGGCCAGACATACCTGCATCTTGCATGCCAGTGGGGAGAGGTAGAGGTTGTGAAGCAGCTTCTGGAGAGGGGTGCGGATGTGGAcgtgtttgatgatgagctgagAACGCCTCTGTCGATCGCCGTCACGGAAGACCACCCCAACGTCGCCGCTTGCCTCATGAACGAGGTGGCTGATCCGTACCTGGTGCCGTCGGATGATGTGCTCCAGAAAATTTATGAGGATGACCCTGGTGAGTGGCGCTacatgaagaagaggttcCTCACAGCGTTCGACCTCGCCGTCCGAGAGAGCAGAATCTCTATCATTAAGGAGATACTCATGCGGTACAACCTACCACCAATACCGCCTCGCCAGTGGAAGGGCAGCTATCTTTACCGAGCCTGTCAGAATCCGAATCTGACACCGCTGAAACTGATCTTGGAACGACTAGAAGACTCGGAGGCGGCAGAGATGTGCTCCATGAGTATCCTCAAAGATGTTTGGAGTGAAAAGATCAGGATGGACGTGGCCGTGAGTGCACTGCAAGCGGCCAAGCTGCTGACGGACGTAGCTGTGGTGAGACACTCGCCTCAGTTCTGGGAGCTGGTGCAGGAGATAGCCATGTGGGAGGGGGCAGACCTACACAAGCTTACGATTTGGGATATGATAATGAAGGAAATGAGGCTAAAAATTACGTCTTGCCATGACAAGGTGGAGGGCGATCTGGCGAACGCAGAATTCCCAAAAGGAACGGGCAAGAAACCGATGGTCTCCATAACACCCGACATGACAGACGAGGAACTTCTCGAGTGCGGATTACCGATTCCCAAAGATTGA
- the DBP7 gene encoding ATP-dependent RNA helicase dbp7 (BUSCO:EOG09260KNR; COG:A; EggNog:ENOG503NUZC), which produces MADDGMLLNFEIGDAPLVSQVKFKGGRWRDRVKANKSAKAASQGGPEPAAKPRAPYDPNRPTKRPRGNDDGSDHRPAKAPRTSDIPWVPTHAMKTGLVSSSLFTSIPTVVTKFDEEAPAEPAEPAKPSNAPLSEEAENFHTLGLARRVAHHLATKLEMKAPTAIQKNTIPVLIKDDSDAFLQAETGSGKTLAYLLPIVHRIMELSMNEDGTPKKDAKVHRNSGLFAIILAPTRELCKQISAVLEKVLRCAPWLVCTTVIGGESKHSEKARLRKGVNILVATPGRLTDHLDNTKVLDVGTVRWLVLDEGDRMMEMGFEDDIKAIVGKIRADKLATKNSEGLVLDGVLPKRRVTVLCSATMKMNVQKLGEISLEDAVHITASKSEMEKDAAENSGSTETAFTAPAQLKQSCIIVPAKLRLVTLIALLKSTFARKGSVMKAIIFISCADSVDFHYEVLKDTLTVEPPPPAQEGDAPAKKPDVHIETTVASAAYITSPANTRVMLHKLHGSLAQPVRSATLKAFSGCKDPAVLITTDISSRGLDVPAVDLVIEYDPAFAVPDHVHRIGRTARAGRSGKAVLFLLPGPEEGYTSILPSSATITPQLYESILQKGFATNVNLPASSQTKNAETESNKRETWATRAEALQLHFEQRLLAPAPGFEDAEEGPKGHKGKFSKTGGKNRQPVKKDNPLLDAGRQAFRSHIRAYATHVREERVYFDMTQLHLGHMAKAFGLREAPGGIGSGISRRTHKFTPATNGQKGGGASASGAAKPSSGSKSKFDDDEFGQVDEDAAKRMKAKMKMLSMNSASEFNLG; this is translated from the coding sequence ATGGCCGACGATGGAATGCTCCTGAACTTTGAGATTGGCGATGCGCCTCTCGTCAGCCAGGTCAAGTTCAAAGGCGGCCGCTGGAGAGACCGCGTTAAAGCCAACAAGTCGGCGAAAGCCGCATCGCAAGGAGGCCCCGAGCCAGCTGCCAAACCACGAGCGCCCTACGATCCGAATCGACCTACTAAAAGACCACGAGGTAACGACGATGGCAGCGATCACAGACCGGCGAAAGCGCCCAGGACAAGTGACATCCCCTGGGTGCCAACCCACGCCATGAAGACCGGTCTTGTCTCTTCAAGCCTGTTCACTTCGATCCCCACCGTCGTGACCAAGTTCGACGAAGAAGCGCCCGCCGAACCCGCCGAGCCGGCAAAACCTTCCAATGCGCCCCTCAGCGAAGAAGCAGAGAACTTTCACACACTCGGCCTGGCGAGACGAGTAGCCCACCACCTGGCCACCAAGCTTGAGATGAAAGCCCCGACGGCGATTCAGAAGAACACAATTCCCGTGCTTATCAAAGACGACAGCGATGCGTTCCTTCAAGCAGAAACCGGTTCCGGAAAGACGCTGGCGTATCTGTTGCCCATTGTTCATCGAATCATGGAGCTCAGTATGAACGAGGACGGCACTCCCAAAAAGGATGCCAAGGTACACAGAAATTCGGGACTCTTTGCGATCATCCTTGCGCCGACAAGAGAACTCTGCAAGCAAATCTCAGCAGTCCTCGAGAAGGTTCTCAGGTGTGCGCCATGGCTAGTCTGCACAACTGTTATCGGTGGAGAGAGCAAGCATTCGGAAAAGGCGAGGTTAAGGAAGGGTGTCAACATCTTGGTTGCGACTCCAGGAAGACTGACGGATCACTTGGATAATACAAAGGTGCTGGATGTAGGAACTGTGAGATGGTTAGTGCTGGACGAAGGCGAcaggatgatggagatgggttTCGAGGACGATATCAAGGCGATTGTTGGCAAGATTAGGGCGGACAAGCTTGCAACCAAGAACTCTGAGGGGCTGGTACTGGATGGAGTGCTGCCAAAGAGGAGGGTCACGGTTCTGTGCTCGGCTACCATGAAGATGAACGTTCAGAAATTGGGCGAGATCAGTCTGGAGGATGCGGTGCACATTACCGCTTCCAAGTcggagatggaaaaggatGCTGCGGAAAACAGTGGAAGCACCGAGACTGCTTTCACAGCGCCTGCGCAGCTGAAACAGTCGTGTATCATTGTGCCAGCCAAGTTGAGGCTGGTCACACTGATTGCGTTGCTCAAGTCGACATTTGCGAGGAAGGGGTCGGTTATGAAGGcaatcatcttcatctcttGTGCTGATTCGGTCGACTTTCATTACGAGGTCCTGAAAGACACCTTGACGGtcgaaccaccaccaccagcccaagaGGGTGACGCACCAGCAAAAAAACCGGATGTTCATATCGAAACCACGGTGGCATCGGCTGCCTATATCACCTCACCCGCAAACACCAGGGTAATGCTCCATAAACTTCATGGTTCCCTGGCGCAACCGGTTCGCAGTGCTACTTTAAAGGCTTTCTCAGGGTGCAAGGATCCGGCTGTTCTCATCACGACAGACATTTCATCTCGTGGTCTCGACGTGCCGGCCGTCGACCTGGTTATTGAGTACGATCCCGCCTTTGCGGTGCCTGATCACGTTCATCGCATCGGCCGTACCGCCAGAGCTGGTCGTTCTGGTAAAGCGGTTCTCTTTTTGCTCCCTGGTCCTGAGGAAGGATACACCAGCATCCTgccatcctccgccaccatAACACCCCAGCTTTATGAATCAATCTTGCAGAAAGGCTTTGCCACGAATGTCAACCTTCCAGCCTCCTCACAAACAAAAAATGCCGAGACGGAAAGCAACAAGCGGGAGACGTGGGCCACTCGTGCCGAGGCTCTTCAGCTGCATTTTGAACAGCGTCTTTTGGCGCCCGCGCCCGGAttcgaggatgccgaggaaggaCCCAAAGGCCACAAGGGTAAATTCAGCAAGACCGGCGGCAAGAATAGGCAGCCAGTGAAGAAGGACAACCCCTTGCTTGATGCTGGCAGACAAGCTTTCAGATCTCACATCAGAGCTTATGCCACTCACGTCCGCGAAGAGAGAGTCTACTTTGACATGACGCAACTGCATCTTGGACACATGGCCAAGGCGTTCGGTCTGCGCGAGGCGCCCGGTGGTATTGGATCGGGTATCTCGAGGAGGACACACAAGTTTACGCCAGCTACCAACGGGCAGAAGGGTGGTGGGGCTAGCGCTTCTGGTGCTGCCAAACCTAGCAGTGGCAGCAAGAGCaagtttgatgatgacgagtTTGGCcaggtggatgaggatgcggCTAAGAGGATGAAggccaagatgaagatgtTGTCGATGAACTCGGCAAGCGAGTTCAACCTCGGGTGA